AGGTTGACAATCTGCAACCCACAATGATCGCTCGCCAGTCATTTAGTATTACGGATGATCTGCTGACTTCTTCAGTTGGTACCATGACTGGCTATCTGACTGCTCACCGTCCACCAGCCTCGGTTCACATGGAGATCGACTTGGGCTTCGTTGAAATCGACAGAAATAAACTTCCACCTTCTCGACGAATCCTTGTCCATGTGCCTCGTGGTCTCTTTACTAGGGCAGACTAGTTGCTACTATGGGCACTGCTCCGTCTGCCTCACCGCTAACAATGGCGACTTACGCGGGGTTCCAGCGTCGTATTTTGCGATCTATATACGATGGTGTACATTCGTTTGCCGAGGGGATGCCAAGGGTTCATTATCAATCCTGAAGGAAGATAGAGCCTTGGGAGAGAGATGGTGATTTTTCAATGATACTAAAATCTTAGACTGGTATACATCTATAAAAAGACCGTTCTTCCCGGCCTCGATAAATGCTAATCAAGGCCACCAACATGATCCTCAAGCCCACCttactctttcttttgtctcttccCACCGCACTGGCAGCTCCGGCCAAGAGGGACTCCCCACGGTGACtatctcctccccctcaGCCACAATAGTGGGGAGCTCTGGTAATGTGGAGAGCTTCAATGGCATTCCTTTTGCGCAGCAGCCAACGGGCTCTTTGCGCCTAAAGCCACCCCAGGCTCTAGAATCTCCTCTAGGGACATTCAAGGCTACTGGGGCCGCTAAAGCCTGTCCACAGTTCTTTTTCACCACGGATACCTCCCAGTTTCCGAGCTCAGTGCTCGGTCAACTCATCAATATTCCGCTCTTCCAAAAGATCACCAATGCCGGGGAAGACTGTTTGACTCTCAACGTTCGTCGGCCGGCAGGAACAACCCCAGAAAGTAAGCTACCCGTGCTGGTATGGATTTTCGGCGGTGGGTTCGAGCTTGGATCATCAGCTATGTACGATGGGGCGCCCTTAGTCTCTAGTTCAATAGATTTGGACATGCCAATTGTCTTCGTGGCCATTAATTATCGTGttggtgggtttggtttcCTGCCCGGAAAGGAGATCCTCGAAGACGGTTCTGCCAATTTGGGTCTCCGGGACCAGCGCCTCGCCCTGGAGTGGATCGCCGATAACATCGAGGCCTTCGGTGGTGATCCAGAGAAGGTAACCATCTGGGGTGAATCGGCGGGATCCATCTCCGTCTTTGACCAGATGATGCTGTATGATGGAGACCACACCTACAAGGGCAAGCCGCTGTTCCACGGCGCAATCATGAACTCCGGGTCGGCAGTTCCCGCCGATCCAGTCGATGGAGTCAAGGGGCAAGCCGTCTATGATGCTGTCGTGGCCAGTGCCGGTTGCTCTGATGCTTCAAATACCCTTCAATGCCTGCGAGAGCTCGATTACACGGACTATCTCAACGCCGCCAACTCCGTCCCTGGGATATTAAGCTACCACTCCGTGGCCCTATCGTACCTCCCTCGCCCGGATGGAAAGGTTCTCACCGATAGCCCAGAAGTCCTCGGCAAGGCAGGCAAGTACGCCTCGGTGCctttcatcatcggcgaTCAAGAAGACGAGGGTACGATATTTGCCCTGTTCCAGgccaacatcaccaccacgGACGACCTCGTCGACTACCTATCCAAGTACTTCTTCTACGGCGCCTCACAGGACCAGCTCCAAGAGCTCGTGGGCACATATCAAACGATCACGGAGGACGGTTCTCCATTCCGAACAGGCATACTCAATAACTGGTATCCGCAGTTCAAGCGACTCGCCGCAATCCTGGGCGACTTGACATTTACCCTCACCCGGCGTGTTGTCCTGCAGATGGCAAATGACATCAAACCTGACGTTCCCAACTGGTCATACCTCTCCTCGTATGATTACCTCACCCCAGTCCTGGGGACCTTCCACGGCAGTGATCTCCTACAGGTCTTCTACGGTATCCTGCCCAACTACGCATCCAGGTCGACACATACCTACTACTTCAGTTTCGTGTACGACCAGGATCCAAATTCAAGAAGAGGCGACTATATTGAGTGGCCGCAGTGGAAGGAGGACAAGCAGCTGATGAACTTCCTTGCGAATTCGGGAAAATTACTGAAGGATGATTTCCGGTCCGATACGTATGAGTTTATTAGTAAGAATGTGGCCTCGTTCCATATCTAGTGGATGGTCGTACTTAGTTTGACGCTATGCTAATGATGATGAGTTATGTATATATGAGTATAATGGCAATACCCGGAACCCGCTTGCTTAGTTGGTTCTTGGTAATTGAAGCATTGATGCTACATGACAGGCCTTAGAAAATAAAGGTAAAAGCAGTCATAACCTGCCATTGAACCTTAGCTTAAACATCTTTAAAATAACTATATCGAGCACCATATGTGGAGAGGTTAGTGGATTAGACTTGTTAGTAGTGACAGCACGTTAGCGCTCGAAGAGAGATCTACGAGACTACTATATTTACTTTGGATTATCGCCTTCTTACCATATCTACATTGGTAGGGTCGACGCTTACATATATTGAGATAACCTAAGTCGATGATGCTTTTTAAAGCACGACATAAATACGGTGCTATGATATTTCCTTCGTAACAAATTAACTTCTAATTCCTGTTATGTAGCCCGCTTGCAAATGCAGCTTGAACAATATATGGTATCACAAGTTAACCTCTATGTACAAGGCCATCAATCTATACATTACAATAATTTTTGTGTCCTCATGATCATCGGAATCAAGCCCACGCCGACCAGCTCAATCCATCCCGGTACTGCAGCCCAACCAGCGGGCCCTCgttggaaagaagatatcCGTCCAGGCAATGATCATACGATACTTTAGGTTGCTCCTGGTAGAAATTATCGAATTGTGGATGAAGCGCGTCTTTCAGGCTCTGCACAGAGCCGTCAGGGTGGATTACCTTCCACGGCTCGATACAGGTGGGACCCTGGCAGGTCTTCAGAACGAGAAGTAGAGCATCAAGACGAGTGATAACTGCCTGCAGGGGCCGCCCGAGGAGCTGGGAGGTAGTGTTCCTGGGTGTGTAaatgttgttgatttggtaAGGGTCGGCCTGGGCTCATTAGTATGTTTCACTGAGATGGATGAGTTGCAGCGACGTACTGTTAGGTCGTAGAGCTCGTGCTCGCCGTGACaccatacggagtagtaaaGATTATATCCCTCGCCGAGAATACGGACAGACTTGTAGGTATTGTTCGGCATGCTTGCATCCCCGTCCGGACCTGTAGGTGACTCGATTAGCACGCATTAATGGTGTAACTAGTCAGCAGGAAATGCCTTACCGATCTTGGAAAAGTCACCCTCCAGAACGGCGGTGCCCCAGAATTCCACAGTAACATGCTCATGGGAAATTGAAGCCGACTGTCTCTTGATCGGCAATGGCGTGCCGTCGAAATCGTCGCGCAGTGGCAGACCGGCTAATTCAAAGAAAGTTGGGACCAGGTCGATGTGCGTCGAAACGCTGTCCTCGGTCTTTCCCTCGGGAATTCCTGGGCCTCGAATGAAGAACGGGACTcggatgtcttcttcaaAACCAGTAGTTTTGCCTGGGGGCATACGGTGCTGACCGATGTGGAATCCGTTGTCGGAAGTGTAGATGATGTAGGTGTTGTCAATCTCACCACTTTCCTCAAGACGAGAGACCAGTTTCTCGACCAGTTCGTCAACTCCTTGCAGGGCACGCAGTCGCTGGCGATAATAATGGTCTTCGTAGTCAATCACGGTTTGGTTCTGCAGCGCAAGGTTGGATACCCAGCTAACTCCGGTGCGCTGAAATTGTCAGTGAGCCCCTTCCTCGGTTCAGAAAGAGTAGACTTACGTTGAGCGGGTTGAAGCTCGGAGTCCGGGGTACCTTGACGCCCTGGAACAAGTGCCGATGGCGAGGCGCAGGGATCGGCTCAGACATGATGCTTGCAGCAGTGCCCATCGTGTTCGGATCAATGTTCGAATGGGGAGCAACCGGCGAAACAGCCACGAAAAAGGGTCGGTCACTCTCCAGGGCTTCGTCCAGGAGTCCCAGAGCCTTCTCAGTGATCACATCGGTCGTGTAATGACCGGCATAGTTTTTGGGGGGTTCGCGATTACGCTGGTAGGTGGAGTTGTAGTAAGAGTAGGTGTGCGGGTCGAGAAGGAAGTCTGATCCGTTGAAGCCCTTGGGAAACGGCTTATTGTAGGTACTGAGACTGTGGGCGTTCATGAGCTTTCCGGTGTAATAGGTGTTGTAGCCGGCATCCTGAAACCACACGGGGAACCAATTGTCATTGAAGCCTTGCGAGATGAACTTGGGATATCCGCCTATTACAGTTAGTCTACTCAGCATGCGATGGGATGAATAGTCACGTACCCCAGGGTGGCCTCACATCCGTCACATTGGTATTATGAGCCTGACGTCCTGTCCACAGACTGACCCGCGAGGGACAGCATAGAGCCGTGGTGACAAAGTGATTTGCGAAGTCGgtgcccttctccttgattAGACTCAGGATATGCGGGGTGTATGCAGTCGAGTTCAATTGGAGATCCTGGTCATCAGTCataatgaaaaggaaattgggcTTCTTGGCGACATTTCTCTGCAATATCTGTTGCTGCGGGAGAGCCTCTGAAACCGCCAGAAGGCCCGACAGGGCCACAATGCTTGAGAGCTTCATGATGGCTGACTGAAGTTGTAGCTGGCATGGGGAAGCTGTCTAGGATCTGCAGCTGGGCTCCGTAGATATATCAATCAGCTCAAATGCGGGGGAACAGCTCATGAGTCCACGATTGCGATTGCGATTGCGATTGCGGGCGACGGGATGATGCCATCCAACGGTTTGCCGAGCTTTTGCGAGCGCCGCGCGTCTAGGGACAAACAGATACTGGAGTGAAGCGAATCCAGGGGTGCAATTGACGTGCCGTATTGGGTAAATTAGAGTTCAGACCCACCAGGTTCGGCTGTAGCTATCGGGATGAGATCTCAAAAGCTGGTGCAGGTGCCAGGTGCAGTTGGTTGCCCATTGGATATCGACCATGACTCTGGACAAGTATATTCTCACCAGGTGATGATGCTTCAAGAGCTTCATTTTAGCGGATATGGCATCATGATCGTCCAATAAAGGAGGGGGGGTCAATTGATGATCGTCTTACTTTTCGGCCGGATATGAATTTATTCATGGAAATGTATTTCCACCGAGTTAGGGTTGTCAACTGTCACGTCTCACATCCGACCAGTCCCTACAACCTTAATGCTTGTCATTCTCAATCTGCAAGGACGATAAGCTTGAATATCTCCAAATTCAACTAATTGACAGAATAAACCCGAGAGTCCACTGTTCTCTTACAgagaaggttgttgaatAAACTAAAAGCTCCTTTACCCCACAGTGGAGATTCCGCTTCAGATTACGTGCTTGGCTCTAAGATGAGCTCATCCTGTAGAacatctttttttctggtcTTTAATCGTGGAAATACTTGCATATGGTATGATGCTCATGGCAGACCGGGCATTCACTCAGGGAAATACAGTGCGTATATTGTACAATCTCGAAGTGGAAATCAGTAGCGCTTAGGGTCTGTCAAGCTCATCGAACCTTTTGGGGAAACCAAAACATTAATTTGACTACTCACGACcgtccttccttttttccctttttttttttttttttcttcttcgagatcGTGTGTTATTATCCTATACATACCACCATTGTTTGGGTACTACCCAGCCCATAAATAAGCCATGCCGTCTCCCTTTGGATGCGGCGGGTGAAGACAGAAACTACGAGTTACTAGACCCCCAACATATGCACGGTTAAGAAATACGGATAACGGGGAAGGATCATAATCAAAGTTGAGAGGCGTCAATGCACCGAGCATAATCGATTAGGTTACATAACTAGCATCACATTACATCTCCACGTAACAGGGTATCTGGCGCACCGGTCCGTCCGTTTACTTCCGGGCATTCTCCTCGTCCAAACTCACGCCATTCTTTTCGGTATATTTGCTCTGCGGCAGGTTGTTCAACTCGTCTTCCCTCCGATCCAGCTTGTAGTTGCTCAACCAGAATCCAATGGCACCGACAAAGGCTAGGATCGTCACCACCATATAGTTATACACCAGCAAGGGATCCTTAGACAAGCCGACAAAGGCCTGGCCGATGGCGGAGGAGAAGGCGTTCATGAAGAGTGCAACGGCCTGTACGATCGACCGCATGTTCTTGGGGGCCTTGGTGAAGGCATACTCGAGGGAGGTGATGGAGGCAAAGATCTCGGAGATACCACCGAGGATGTAGATAATTGCCTGGGTCCAGACGGAGATGGGCGAATACTTTCCATATTCATCGAGACAGTAGTTGGCCTCTTTGCCGCAAGGGCCTTTCACGTAAATGTAGTGTTGGATCACCGTGGCGGCGATCATGGAGCAGCCGGCAACCACGAACCCACACGTGATTCTCTTAATAGGCGTAAAGTTGAATCCCAGGTGTCGCAGGCCAGGGTAGATGACCCGATCAAAAATGGGAATGCATATAATCAAGGCAAGGGGGTTGAGGTTATTGATGATGTCGTTGGGGACACCACCGAGGTGCATGGTGGCCGCTTGGGATGTCAAGTTGTTTAACATCTGGTTGTATGCGAGCCCTGGGCAACTCTACATTAGTATGGGTGAAAGATAGAGACAATGGGGGGAAAGACATACAGAACAGAGGGTACCACAGGAACACTTTGCACGCTTTCAGCCCACGAGCAACCTCGTCGACCCATTCGTCGTCGAAGGTCATCCACTGAGGACGATTAGGACCCAAAGCACTCGGCTTGACTGGTTCCCAGAATGGCTTGTCATTGCGTTTGAACCTAGTTTATCAGTATACTTTAGGCCAGACAGGACACGTTGGGACACCTACAGCCGAACCGGGTTCAGCGACCACCGCCCCTTCATCGCCAGCTTCCAGAGCCGGAACGCCTGTGTGTAGACGGAGCCTTGTGGTTTCACCCGGTAGTACTTGTTCCGGCAGAGGAACAACACCGTCGGGCACCACAGAAACAAGCATGTCGGCAGGAAGTACGAGAGCCAAAACCCAACATATCTCTCGGCATAGACCATGCTCACCTGGCCGGTGATGGAACCAATGTTGACAGTCAAGTAGTAGTACAGGTAGATCCGCTGGACGGTGATGGCTGGGTCCACGATCACCCGTTCCCCGGAGGCAAGGGTCTTGATGTATGGATATTCCTCGCGATACTGCTCGGCGATGAGGGGTGAAATGTTCGATCTGATTTGCATAAGTATCTAGAATCTCAAtatgacgaggaggattggGTGAGGCCTTACTTGAAACCGCCCGTTCCCACGCCCATGATGATCAGACCGATCGAAAAACAGGCGATCGCGCCCTGGGGGTGGGAGATCACGCTGGGAATGGCGGAGATGACCAGAATCAAATGGCCAAGCAAAGCGGCAGCGATGGAGTACATGATGGTGCGGAATCGACCCAAGTATTGATCGGCCACGAATGCGCCGGCCGTGGGCATGATGTAGGACCAGAAGGAATTGACTAGACGTTCAGGACCCACTCTTTCCCTCGAAAAGGACATGCGACTTACACAAGGTCAAACCAGTGGAGGCCTGTTGGCCCATGTTCAACGCTCCCGGCACTCGTGAACTATCATAGGTCGCACCGGTGGAGGAGCCTGCCGGCATGGGACGCTGGATAAAGTTGACGACTAATGCATGTCAGCACGGGATCTCAAGGATGGATGTGCCAGCGCAGAGAGACACACAAACGGCTGTGGTTCCATAGTAGGAGAATCGCTCGCACAGTTCCACAAACGCCACGGTATATGAGGTCCATGGGATTTGTCCGCACACTCGACGCAGGGTTCTCAGTTCCTCGTCGGTCGGATAGGTCTTTTGGAGATCGGTATCATCGGTGGTGGCGCCAACAACTTTGGTCGCCGGTACTTCTTCAATACTCGGTGTGATGTCCAAGTCCTTGTCAATGGAAGGAGCCTTTTTTTCATTCAAATGGGCATCATGAAGGTTGGCTGTCGCTTTGGCGACCTCGACCGTCTCCGAGGGGTCGGAGGGATTCATGATGTCGAGTCGAGTCACGCGCGCAGACTAAAACGAACACAGAGGGGAAGgaatgtgtatgtgtataGATATGTGACTgtgatagaaaagaagggaatggaaGACGGGGAGAAGACTTGGGGCTTTTAATACATGTGGTGGTTCATGTGGGACGAGAATTAGGAttttggggggaggggaaatcAAGTGTTAAACAAAAAGGTCACtcaaattaaaaaatatatataatatttattattattattatgataataataatcatgaaaagaaaaaaagaaaaagaaaaaagcaattGGGATGATTTATCGCGTGCCATGACCCATGCCGGTCCAATTGCCACTCGTGGTTTAGATTACACTACTACTCCTccagtactactactactgtacTTCCTACTACATATGAGTATCTACATCCATACTACTTTCCTACCGGTAATCTGACATTTCCAATACGATCTAAGGCCAGCCACGGAGGATTATCTCAAACCGGTCACTGGTCCCCAACATAAGACCACCCGTTGATAACCGGCCTTATAAGTTTATGCCAGATGAATGAACCTTGATCATTGCAAGGTATAACTGGACGAGAAATCAAATGGTCGTCTTGGCTATGGCACTTGGATTCGGAACCAGCCGACCGAATAGATAGAGAAGTGAAATGAAATTACGCGAAGATAAGCGGACATGTCTGAgcgcagagaaagaagcacAAGCGGAGTATAATTCACCAGTCGCGGGAGTGAACCATGGCTTGGCGGGTTTCTTGGCTGGCAGGTTGTAGTGCAACCTCAGGCCCTTGGCACACCAATCATCCATGGTTGTTCCAGCTCCCTATCTCACATTCGTAGGACGAGGAGATAATGGCAAAACTGGGAAGCAAGTGGTATGTTTGCCATGCGGCTGAGTCAGCCACCCTTACCTTTTCCGTGCTTTTACCCCGGACATCAGGCTTAACCTCGACCACGCGATGTTACCTTGCTAGAAGCTAATTCTGACATTCCAGTCAATCAGCATTGATTTCTATTCTGGTTACCATCTGAACACTAAACTGTCCATGGCAGGCAAGCTAGCTAGCTAGCTACCCTTCCCGATGGAGCGGCCACATGATTGGAAATGACTTGGATTACACCAT
This window of the Aspergillus oryzae RIB40 DNA, chromosome 8 genome carries:
- a CDS encoding putative extracellular lipase (acetylcholinesterase/Butyrylcholinesterase), whose product is MVDPLSQGLNAHLTLSFVSSHRTGSSGQEGLPTVTISSPSATIVGSSGNVESFNGIPFAQQPTGSLRLKPPQALESPLGTFKATGAAKACPQFFFTTDTSQFPSSVLGQLINIPLFQKITNAGEDCLTLNVRRPAGTTPESKLPVLVWIFGGGFELGSSAMYDGAPLVSSSIDLDMPIVFVAINYRVGGFGFLPGKEILEDGSANLGLRDQRLALEWIADNIEAFGGDPEKVTIWGESAGSISVFDQMMLYDGDHTYKGKPLFHGAIMNSGSAVPADPVDGVKGQAVYDAVVASAGCSDASNTLQCLRELDYTDYLNAANSVPGILSYHSVALSYLPRPDGKVLTDSPEVLGKAGKYASVPFIIGDQEDEGTIFALFQANITTTDDLVDYLSKYFFYGASQDQLQELVGTYQTITEDGSPFRTGILNNWYPQFKRLAAILGDLTFTLTRRVVLQMANDIKPDVPNWSYLSSYDYLTPVLGTFHGSDLLQVFYGILPNYASRSTHTYYFSFVYDQDPNSRRGDYIEWPQWKEDKQLMNFLANSGKLLKDDFRSDTYEFISKNVASFHI
- a CDS encoding sulfatase family protein (sulfatases), producing the protein MKLSSIVALSGLLAVSEALPQQQILQRNVAKKPNFLFIMTDDQDLQLNSTAYTPHILSLIKEKGTDFANHFVTTALCCPSRVSLWTGRQAHNTNVTDVRPPWGGYPKFISQGFNDNWFPVWFQDAGYNTYYTGKLMNAHSLSTYNKPFPKGFNGSDFLLDPHTYSYYNSTYQRNREPPKNYAGHYTTDVITEKALGLLDEALESDRPFFVAVSPVAPHSNIDPNTMGTAASIMSEPIPAPRHRHLFQGVKVPRTPSFNPLNRTGVSWVSNLALQNQTVIDYEDHYYRQRLRALQGVDELVEKLVSRLEESGEIDNTYIIYTSDNGFHIGQHRMPPGKTTGFEEDIRVPFFIRGPGIPEGKTEDSVSTHIDLVPTFFELAGLPLRDDFDGTPLPIKRQSASISHEHVTVEFWGTAVLEGDFSKIGPDGDASMPNNTYKSVRILGEGYNLYYSVWCHGEHELYDLTADPYQINNIYTPRNTTSQLLGRPLQAVITRLDALLLVLKTCQGPTCIEPWKVIHPDGSVQSLKDALHPQFDNFYQEQPKVSYDHCLDGYLLSNEGPLVGLQYRDGLSWSAWA
- a CDS encoding putative MFS peptide transporter (H+/oligopeptide symporter), encoding MNPSDPSETVEVAKATANLHDAHLNEKKAPSIDKDLDITPSIEEVPATKVVGATTDDTDLQKTYPTDEELRTLRRVCGQIPWTSYTVAFVELCERFSYYGTTAVFVNFIQRPMPAGSSTGATYDSSRVPGALNMGQQASTGLTLFNSFWSYIMPTAGAFVADQYLGRFRTIMYSIAAALLGHLILVISAIPSVISHPQGAIACFSIGLIIMGVGTGGFKSNISPLIAEQYREEYPYIKTLASGERVIVDPAITVQRIYLYYYLTVNIGSITGQVSMVYAERYVGFWLSYFLPTCLFLWCPTVLFLCRNKYYRVKPQGSVYTQAFRLWKLAMKGRWSLNPVRLFKRNDKPFWEPVKPSALGPNRPQWMTFDDEWVDEVARGLKACKVFLWYPLFSATMHLGGVPNDIINNLNPLALIICIPIFDRVIYPGLRHLGFNFTPIKRITCGFVVAGCSMIAATVIQHYIYVKGPCGKEANYCLDEYGKYSPISVWTQAIIYILGGISEIFASITSLEYAFTKAPKNMRSIVQAVALFMNAFSSAIGQAFVGLSKDPLLVYNYMVVTILAFVGAIGFWLSNYKLDRREDELNNLPQSKYTEKNGVSLDEENARK